The following coding sequences lie in one Miscanthus floridulus cultivar M001 chromosome 9, ASM1932011v1, whole genome shotgun sequence genomic window:
- the LOC136483733 gene encoding coatomer subunit beta'-3-like isoform X2: MAPEYINIGVISNKHDIFCLGVIMLEMITGHKDYPEFETQKDSIELVVGMWRKRLQQETSKGRSVEGYCRQVMACILIALKCVDFDRHDRPDIGEVARALDETETWIHDDSDLLDVHPTDLRFAFKPKKHASCLVQLHNKQDDLVAFRIMCHKSPKRYHTSLPLHGMVPPRCTYTLALMTSKQLKPPPSDSDEALVLWSVAVSHSQELQLKILSNQASASREYENMFRKAQESADDEMQEVTLKCISAPPPADEEATSSDLSGQKIEIIATLNAHKVSSVQVHPTEPWILTTHEGGNLRRWNYKTTEVLNSFEDEAVYIAKFIPQEEWIVAGDGNGWIHVFSCDGYQDPTSFEAHDGHIMSLAVHPTDSYVLSSSHDDHLIKLWHWDMHWDFKKGPWACTRTFEGHTDRVSQLVFNREDPGCFASASWDGTVKIWSLNSDVCKTIMSDTHQDGLLCVDFITGADHQHLITGSKDQTAQIWDLEIHRRREYLQGHTDHVSVVYYQPDHQKLITGSLDGTIRIWDATTYRLENVIALNLGAVSDVGYIEELQRIIVGCYQGIAMMEINFHELSIASKGRMQIMP, encoded by the exons ATGGCGCCAGAGTACATTAATATAGGAGTAATTTCAAATAAACATGACATATTCTGCCTGGGTGTAATAATGTTGGAGATGATCACAGGACACAAGGATTACCCAGAGTTTGAAACCCAAAAAGACTCTATCGAACTT GTAGTCGGAATGTGGAGGAAAAGGCTACAGCAGGAAACATCCAAGGGCCGGTCGGTGGAAGGATATTGCCGCCAAGTGATGGCATGCATCCTAATAGCACTGAAATGTGTTGATTTCGACAGGCATGATCGGCCCGACATAGGAGAGGTTGCCCGTGCGTTGGATGAAACAGAGACATGGATTCACGACGACAGTGATCTGCTTGATGTGCACCCGACGGATCTCCGCTTCGCCTTCAAGCCGAAAAAACACGCCTCCTGCTTGGTGCAGCTACATAACAAGCAAGACGATCTTGTGGCGTTCAGGATTATGTGTCATAAGAGTCCAAAGAGGTACCACACGAGCCTGCCGCTCCACGGCATGGTGCCTCCCAGGTGTACCTACACCCTCGCCCTGATGACTAGCAAGCAGCTGAAACCACCACCGTCAGACAGCGACGAGGCCTTGGTGTTGTGGAGTGTTGCAGTGAGCCATTCTCAGGAGCTACAGCTGAAGATTCTTAGTAACCAAGCGTCGGCGTCCAGAGAATATGAAAATATGTTCAGGAAAGCACAAGAGTCTGCTGACGATGAGATGCAAGAGGTGACGCTCAAGTGTATTTCTGCTCCACCACCAGCTGATGAAGAGGCAACCTCCTCCGAT CTCTCCGGACAAAAAATTGAG ATCATAGCCACGCTGAACGCACATAAAGTGTCGTCTGTACAAGTTCATCCGACGGAGCCATG GATTCTGACAACCCATGAAGGGGGAAACCTTCGCCGTTGGAACTACAAGACAACG GAAGTCTTGAATTCATTTGAAGACGAAGCAG TTTATATCGCTAAATTCATCCCACAAGAGGAATGGATTGTGGCCGGAGATGGCAATGGGTGGATTCATGTGTTCAGCTGCGATGGATACCAAGACCCGACAAGCTTCGAAGCTCATGATGGTCACATCATGTCGTTGGCTGTTCATCCCACTGATTCCTATGTGCTGTCATCGTCTCATGACGATCACCTGATTAAGCTCTGGCACTGGGATATGCACTGGGACTTCAAGAAGGGGCCCTGGGCGTGCACTCGCACATTTGAGGGGCACACTGACAGAGTGTCGCAACTAGTTTTTAACCGAGAGGACCCTGGTTGCTTCGCCAGTGCATCATGGGATGGCACGGTCAAG ATCTGGAGTCTTAACTCTGATGTGTGCAAAACAATCATGTCAGACACGCATCAGGATGGCCTTCTCTGTGTTGATTTCATCACTGGTGCTGATCATCAGCATCTTATCACTGGATCAAAGGATCAGACTGCGCAG ATCTGGGACCTGGAGATACATAGGCGCAGGGAATACCTACAAGGGCATACAGACCATGTTAGTGTTGTCTACTATCAACCAGATCATCAGAAACTAATTACAGGTTCACTTGATGGGACTATTCGGATTTGGGATGCCACTACTTACAG GCTTGAGAATGTTATTGCTCTTAACCTAGGAGCAGTTTCTGATGTTGGATATATAGAGGAGTTACAAAG GATTATTGTCGGATGCTACCAAGGAATAGCAATGATGGAGATTAATTTTCATGAACTCTCAATTGCGAGCAAAGGACGAATGCAGATAATGCCATGA
- the LOC136483733 gene encoding uncharacterized protein isoform X3, whose translation MAPEYINIGVISNKHDIFCLGVIMLEMITGHKDYPEFETQKDSIELVVGMWRKRLQQETSKGRSVEGYCRQVMACILIALKCVDFDRHDRPDIGEVARALDETETWIHDDSDLLDVHPTDLRFAFKPKKHASCLVQLHNKQDDLVAFRIMCHKSPKRYHTSLPLHGMVPPRCTYTLALMTSKQLKPPPSDSDEALVLWSVAVSHSQELQLKILSNQASASREYENMFRKAQESADDEMQEVTLKCISAPPPADEEATSSDQLSGQKIEIIATLNAHKVSSVQVHPTEPWILTTHEGGNLRRWNYKTTEVLNSFEDEAVYIAKFIPQEEWIVAGDGNGWIHVFSCDGYQDPTSFEAHDGHIMSLAVHPTDSYVLSSSHDDHLIKLWHWDMHWDFKKGPWACTRTFEGHTDRVSQLVFNREDPGCFASASWDGTVKIWDLEIHRRREYLQGHTDHVSVVYYQPDHQKLITGSLDGTIRIWDATTYRLENVIALNLGAVSDVGYIEELQRIIVGCYQGIAMMEINFHELSIASKGRMQIMP comes from the exons ATGGCGCCAGAGTACATTAATATAGGAGTAATTTCAAATAAACATGACATATTCTGCCTGGGTGTAATAATGTTGGAGATGATCACAGGACACAAGGATTACCCAGAGTTTGAAACCCAAAAAGACTCTATCGAACTT GTAGTCGGAATGTGGAGGAAAAGGCTACAGCAGGAAACATCCAAGGGCCGGTCGGTGGAAGGATATTGCCGCCAAGTGATGGCATGCATCCTAATAGCACTGAAATGTGTTGATTTCGACAGGCATGATCGGCCCGACATAGGAGAGGTTGCCCGTGCGTTGGATGAAACAGAGACATGGATTCACGACGACAGTGATCTGCTTGATGTGCACCCGACGGATCTCCGCTTCGCCTTCAAGCCGAAAAAACACGCCTCCTGCTTGGTGCAGCTACATAACAAGCAAGACGATCTTGTGGCGTTCAGGATTATGTGTCATAAGAGTCCAAAGAGGTACCACACGAGCCTGCCGCTCCACGGCATGGTGCCTCCCAGGTGTACCTACACCCTCGCCCTGATGACTAGCAAGCAGCTGAAACCACCACCGTCAGACAGCGACGAGGCCTTGGTGTTGTGGAGTGTTGCAGTGAGCCATTCTCAGGAGCTACAGCTGAAGATTCTTAGTAACCAAGCGTCGGCGTCCAGAGAATATGAAAATATGTTCAGGAAAGCACAAGAGTCTGCTGACGATGAGATGCAAGAGGTGACGCTCAAGTGTATTTCTGCTCCACCACCAGCTGATGAAGAGGCAACCTCCTCCGAT CAGCTCTCCGGACAAAAAATTGAG ATCATAGCCACGCTGAACGCACATAAAGTGTCGTCTGTACAAGTTCATCCGACGGAGCCATG GATTCTGACAACCCATGAAGGGGGAAACCTTCGCCGTTGGAACTACAAGACAACG GAAGTCTTGAATTCATTTGAAGACGAAGCAG TTTATATCGCTAAATTCATCCCACAAGAGGAATGGATTGTGGCCGGAGATGGCAATGGGTGGATTCATGTGTTCAGCTGCGATGGATACCAAGACCCGACAAGCTTCGAAGCTCATGATGGTCACATCATGTCGTTGGCTGTTCATCCCACTGATTCCTATGTGCTGTCATCGTCTCATGACGATCACCTGATTAAGCTCTGGCACTGGGATATGCACTGGGACTTCAAGAAGGGGCCCTGGGCGTGCACTCGCACATTTGAGGGGCACACTGACAGAGTGTCGCAACTAGTTTTTAACCGAGAGGACCCTGGTTGCTTCGCCAGTGCATCATGGGATGGCACGGTCAAG ATCTGGGACCTGGAGATACATAGGCGCAGGGAATACCTACAAGGGCATACAGACCATGTTAGTGTTGTCTACTATCAACCAGATCATCAGAAACTAATTACAGGTTCACTTGATGGGACTATTCGGATTTGGGATGCCACTACTTACAG GCTTGAGAATGTTATTGCTCTTAACCTAGGAGCAGTTTCTGATGTTGGATATATAGAGGAGTTACAAAG GATTATTGTCGGATGCTACCAAGGAATAGCAATGATGGAGATTAATTTTCATGAACTCTCAATTGCGAGCAAAGGACGAATGCAGATAATGCCATGA
- the LOC136483733 gene encoding uncharacterized protein isoform X1, with amino-acid sequence MAPEYINIGVISNKHDIFCLGVIMLEMITGHKDYPEFETQKDSIELVVGMWRKRLQQETSKGRSVEGYCRQVMACILIALKCVDFDRHDRPDIGEVARALDETETWIHDDSDLLDVHPTDLRFAFKPKKHASCLVQLHNKQDDLVAFRIMCHKSPKRYHTSLPLHGMVPPRCTYTLALMTSKQLKPPPSDSDEALVLWSVAVSHSQELQLKILSNQASASREYENMFRKAQESADDEMQEVTLKCISAPPPADEEATSSDQLSGQKIEIIATLNAHKVSSVQVHPTEPWILTTHEGGNLRRWNYKTTEVLNSFEDEAVYIAKFIPQEEWIVAGDGNGWIHVFSCDGYQDPTSFEAHDGHIMSLAVHPTDSYVLSSSHDDHLIKLWHWDMHWDFKKGPWACTRTFEGHTDRVSQLVFNREDPGCFASASWDGTVKIWSLNSDVCKTIMSDTHQDGLLCVDFITGADHQHLITGSKDQTAQIWDLEIHRRREYLQGHTDHVSVVYYQPDHQKLITGSLDGTIRIWDATTYRLENVIALNLGAVSDVGYIEELQRIIVGCYQGIAMMEINFHELSIASKGRMQIMP; translated from the exons ATGGCGCCAGAGTACATTAATATAGGAGTAATTTCAAATAAACATGACATATTCTGCCTGGGTGTAATAATGTTGGAGATGATCACAGGACACAAGGATTACCCAGAGTTTGAAACCCAAAAAGACTCTATCGAACTT GTAGTCGGAATGTGGAGGAAAAGGCTACAGCAGGAAACATCCAAGGGCCGGTCGGTGGAAGGATATTGCCGCCAAGTGATGGCATGCATCCTAATAGCACTGAAATGTGTTGATTTCGACAGGCATGATCGGCCCGACATAGGAGAGGTTGCCCGTGCGTTGGATGAAACAGAGACATGGATTCACGACGACAGTGATCTGCTTGATGTGCACCCGACGGATCTCCGCTTCGCCTTCAAGCCGAAAAAACACGCCTCCTGCTTGGTGCAGCTACATAACAAGCAAGACGATCTTGTGGCGTTCAGGATTATGTGTCATAAGAGTCCAAAGAGGTACCACACGAGCCTGCCGCTCCACGGCATGGTGCCTCCCAGGTGTACCTACACCCTCGCCCTGATGACTAGCAAGCAGCTGAAACCACCACCGTCAGACAGCGACGAGGCCTTGGTGTTGTGGAGTGTTGCAGTGAGCCATTCTCAGGAGCTACAGCTGAAGATTCTTAGTAACCAAGCGTCGGCGTCCAGAGAATATGAAAATATGTTCAGGAAAGCACAAGAGTCTGCTGACGATGAGATGCAAGAGGTGACGCTCAAGTGTATTTCTGCTCCACCACCAGCTGATGAAGAGGCAACCTCCTCCGAT CAGCTCTCCGGACAAAAAATTGAG ATCATAGCCACGCTGAACGCACATAAAGTGTCGTCTGTACAAGTTCATCCGACGGAGCCATG GATTCTGACAACCCATGAAGGGGGAAACCTTCGCCGTTGGAACTACAAGACAACG GAAGTCTTGAATTCATTTGAAGACGAAGCAG TTTATATCGCTAAATTCATCCCACAAGAGGAATGGATTGTGGCCGGAGATGGCAATGGGTGGATTCATGTGTTCAGCTGCGATGGATACCAAGACCCGACAAGCTTCGAAGCTCATGATGGTCACATCATGTCGTTGGCTGTTCATCCCACTGATTCCTATGTGCTGTCATCGTCTCATGACGATCACCTGATTAAGCTCTGGCACTGGGATATGCACTGGGACTTCAAGAAGGGGCCCTGGGCGTGCACTCGCACATTTGAGGGGCACACTGACAGAGTGTCGCAACTAGTTTTTAACCGAGAGGACCCTGGTTGCTTCGCCAGTGCATCATGGGATGGCACGGTCAAG ATCTGGAGTCTTAACTCTGATGTGTGCAAAACAATCATGTCAGACACGCATCAGGATGGCCTTCTCTGTGTTGATTTCATCACTGGTGCTGATCATCAGCATCTTATCACTGGATCAAAGGATCAGACTGCGCAG ATCTGGGACCTGGAGATACATAGGCGCAGGGAATACCTACAAGGGCATACAGACCATGTTAGTGTTGTCTACTATCAACCAGATCATCAGAAACTAATTACAGGTTCACTTGATGGGACTATTCGGATTTGGGATGCCACTACTTACAG GCTTGAGAATGTTATTGCTCTTAACCTAGGAGCAGTTTCTGATGTTGGATATATAGAGGAGTTACAAAG GATTATTGTCGGATGCTACCAAGGAATAGCAATGATGGAGATTAATTTTCATGAACTCTCAATTGCGAGCAAAGGACGAATGCAGATAATGCCATGA